In one Cronobacter dublinensis subsp. dublinensis LMG 23823 genomic region, the following are encoded:
- a CDS encoding LysE family transporter, whose protein sequence is MLETTLFVATIAALGMLSPGPDFFLVIKNAARYPRSAAMMTAAGVIAGVITHMTYCVAGIAVVITTTPWLFGALKYVGAAYLVWLGVNALLARGTTSLALDGVAQESTSLKKAFLQGYLCNLLNPKATLFFLAMFTQVLNVNSGMMEKLWYAGIIVALTLVWWPLLVWLIQSAPVRRGLTKAQKVIDKLLGGMLLALGIKVALS, encoded by the coding sequence ATGCTGGAAACCACTCTTTTTGTTGCCACCATTGCGGCGCTGGGCATGCTCTCGCCGGGCCCCGACTTCTTTCTGGTTATCAAAAACGCCGCGCGCTATCCCCGCAGCGCGGCGATGATGACGGCGGCGGGCGTGATCGCCGGCGTCATCACGCATATGACCTACTGTGTGGCGGGTATTGCGGTGGTGATTACCACGACACCCTGGCTTTTCGGCGCCCTGAAGTATGTCGGCGCGGCGTATCTGGTCTGGCTTGGTGTCAACGCGCTGCTGGCCCGCGGCACCACCAGCCTGGCGCTGGACGGCGTGGCGCAGGAATCCACCTCGCTTAAAAAAGCGTTTCTCCAGGGCTATCTTTGCAACCTGCTGAACCCGAAAGCCACGCTGTTTTTCCTGGCGATGTTTACTCAGGTGCTGAACGTCAATTCCGGCATGATGGAAAAGCTCTGGTACGCGGGCATTATCGTCGCGCTGACGCTGGTCTGGTGGCCGCTGCTGGTGTGGCTTATCCAGAGCGCGCCGGTGCGCCGCGGCCTCACCAAAGCGCAGAAAGTTATCGATAAACTGCTGGGCGGCATGCTGCTGGCGCTCGGGATCAAGGTGGCGCTCAGTTAA
- the folA gene encoding type 3 dihydrofolate reductase: MISLIAALAVDRVIGMENAMPWDLPADLAWFKRNTLNKPVIMGRLTWESIGRPLPGRKNIVLSSRPGDDDRVVWVRSVEEALQACGDAEEVMVIGGGRVYEQFLPRAQRLYLTHIDAEVEGDTHFPDYEPDEWQSVFSEFHDADEKNSHSYCFEILERR, encoded by the coding sequence ATGATCAGTCTGATTGCGGCCTTAGCGGTGGATCGCGTAATTGGTATGGAAAACGCCATGCCGTGGGACCTCCCTGCCGATCTCGCCTGGTTTAAACGTAACACGCTTAACAAACCGGTTATCATGGGGCGTCTGACCTGGGAGTCGATCGGTCGTCCGCTGCCGGGGCGTAAAAACATCGTGCTCAGCAGCCGTCCTGGCGATGACGATCGCGTGGTGTGGGTGCGTTCCGTGGAAGAGGCGCTGCAGGCCTGCGGCGATGCCGAAGAAGTGATGGTCATCGGCGGCGGTCGCGTTTACGAGCAGTTCCTGCCGCGCGCGCAGCGTCTTTATCTCACCCATATCGATGCGGAAGTGGAAGGCGATACCCATTTCCCGGATTACGAGCCGGACGAGTGGCAGTCGGTATTTAGCGAGTTTCATGACGCCGACGAGAAAAACTCGCACAGCTATTGTTTCGAGATCCTCGAGCGCCGTTAA
- the apaH gene encoding bis(5'-nucleosyl)-tetraphosphatase (symmetrical) ApaH yields MSTYLIGDVHGCYDELVALLQQVEFTPGKDTLWLTGDLVARGPGSLEVLRYVRSLGDAVRLVLGNHDLHLLAVFAGISRNKPKDRVTPLLEAPDADELINWLRRQPLLQVDEEKKLVMAHAGITPQWDLATAQACARDVEAVLSSDSYPLFLDAMYGDMPNNWSPELTGLARLRFITNAFTRMRYCFPNGQLDMYCKESPESAPAPLKPWFAIPGPVADEYAIVFGHWASLEGKGTPENIYGLDTGCCWGGTLTCLRWEDKAVFTQHSNRQTDSDDDKAAVAS; encoded by the coding sequence ATGTCTACATATCTCATTGGCGACGTTCATGGTTGCTACGATGAACTGGTCGCGCTGTTACAGCAGGTCGAATTCACGCCTGGTAAAGATACGCTGTGGCTGACCGGCGATCTGGTGGCCCGCGGCCCCGGCTCGCTGGAAGTGCTGCGCTATGTGCGCTCATTGGGCGATGCCGTGCGCCTGGTGCTGGGCAACCACGATCTGCATCTGCTGGCCGTTTTCGCGGGCATCAGCCGTAATAAGCCGAAGGACAGGGTCACGCCGCTGCTGGAAGCGCCGGACGCTGACGAGCTTATCAACTGGCTGCGCCGTCAGCCGCTGTTGCAGGTGGATGAAGAGAAAAAGCTGGTGATGGCCCATGCGGGCATCACGCCGCAGTGGGATCTCGCCACCGCGCAGGCCTGCGCGCGCGATGTCGAAGCGGTACTCTCAAGCGACAGCTACCCGCTGTTTCTGGACGCGATGTATGGCGATATGCCAAACAACTGGTCGCCTGAGCTGACCGGCCTCGCCCGCCTGCGTTTTATCACCAATGCCTTTACGCGCATGCGTTACTGCTTCCCGAACGGCCAGCTGGATATGTACTGCAAGGAGAGCCCGGAAAGCGCGCCTGCGCCGCTGAAGCCGTGGTTCGCCATTCCCGGTCCGGTCGCCGACGAGTATGCGATTGTGTTCGGGCACTGGGCGTCGCTTGAAGGCAAAGGCACGCCGGAAAACATCTACGGGCTGGATACCGGCTGCTGCTGGGGTGGCACCCTCACCTGCCTGCGCTGGGAAGATAAAGCCGTTTTCACCCAGCACTCCAACCGCCAGACCGACAGCGACGACGATAAAGCAGCCGTCGCGTCCTGA
- the apaG gene encoding Co2+/Mg2+ efflux protein ApaG, producing MVDSPRVCVQVQSVYIEAQSSPEDERFVFAYTVTVRNLGRTPVQLLGRYWLITNGNGKETEVQGEGVVGVQPHIQPGGEYQYTSGAVIETPFGTMQGHYEMVDDQGNGFRLDIPVFRLAIPTLIH from the coding sequence ATGGTTGATTCACCCCGCGTTTGCGTACAGGTACAGAGCGTTTATATCGAGGCTCAGTCTTCTCCCGAGGATGAGCGTTTCGTCTTTGCCTATACCGTCACCGTCCGCAATCTGGGGCGAACGCCTGTTCAGCTGCTGGGCCGCTACTGGCTTATCACCAACGGCAACGGTAAAGAGACCGAAGTTCAGGGTGAAGGCGTGGTTGGGGTTCAGCCTCATATCCAGCCTGGCGGCGAATATCAGTACACCAGCGGCGCGGTTATTGAAACGCCGTTCGGCACCATGCAGGGCCATTATGAGATGGTAGACGACCAGGGCAACGGCTTCCGCCTTGATATCCCGGTTTTCCGCCTCGCCATTCCCACACTTATTCACTGA
- the rsmA gene encoding 16S rRNA (adenine(1518)-N(6)/adenine(1519)-N(6))-dimethyltransferase RsmA, whose amino-acid sequence MNNRVHQGHLARKRFGQNFLNDQFVIDSIVSAINPQKGQAMVEIGPGLAALTEPVGERLDQLTVIELDRDLAARLQTHPFLGPKLTIYQQDAMTMNFGELAEKMGQPLRVFGNLPYNISTPLMFHLFSYTDAIADMHFMLQKEVVNRLVAGPNSKAYGRLSVMAQYFCQVIPVLEVPPTAFTPPPKVDSAVVRLVPHATPPNPVKELRLLSRLTTEAFNQRRKTIRNSLGNVFSPEVLTSLGIDPAMRAENISVAQYCQMANYLADNPPSKES is encoded by the coding sequence ATGAATAATCGAGTCCATCAGGGCCATTTAGCCCGCAAACGCTTCGGGCAAAACTTCCTTAACGATCAGTTTGTGATCGACAGTATCGTCTCGGCGATTAACCCGCAGAAAGGCCAGGCGATGGTTGAAATCGGCCCAGGTCTGGCGGCGTTAACCGAGCCGGTGGGCGAACGCCTCGACCAGCTTACCGTTATCGAGCTGGACCGCGATCTCGCCGCGCGTCTGCAAACCCATCCGTTCCTCGGCCCGAAGCTGACTATCTATCAGCAGGACGCCATGACCATGAATTTCGGCGAACTCGCCGAGAAAATGGGGCAACCGCTGCGCGTGTTCGGCAACCTGCCGTATAACATCTCCACGCCGCTGATGTTCCACCTGTTTAGCTATACTGATGCGATTGCCGACATGCACTTCATGCTGCAAAAAGAAGTGGTCAACCGTCTGGTTGCCGGTCCGAACAGTAAAGCGTATGGTCGCTTAAGCGTGATGGCGCAATATTTCTGTCAGGTGATCCCGGTGCTCGAAGTGCCGCCGACCGCCTTTACGCCGCCGCCTAAAGTCGATTCCGCCGTGGTGCGCCTTGTGCCTCACGCCACGCCGCCGAACCCGGTGAAAGAGCTGCGTCTGTTAAGCCGCCTCACCACCGAAGCGTTTAACCAGCGTCGTAAAACGATCCGCAACAGCCTCGGCAATGTGTTCAGCCCGGAAGTGCTGACGTCGCTCGGCATCGATCCGGCCATGCGCGCGGAGAATATTTCTGTTGCGCAGTACTGCCAGATGGCGAACTATTTAGCTGATAATCCGCCCTCGAAGGAGAGCTAA
- the pdxA gene encoding 4-hydroxythreonine-4-phosphate dehydrogenase PdxA gives MVKTPRVVITPGEPAGIGPDLVVALAQHAWPAQLVVCADPTLLTARAAQLQLPLTLLPFSSDAPACPQPAGTLTLLPVTLQAPVVPGTLEAANGIYVVETLARACDGCLSGEFDALVTGPVHKGIINDAGIPFTGHTEFFEARSGSEKVVMMLATEALRVALVTTHLPLKAVAEAITPDLLRHILTTLHHDLQSKFGIAQPHVLVCGLNPHAGEGGHMGTEEIDTIIPVLEEMRARGMHLTGPLPADTLFQPKYLENADAVLAMYHDQGLPVLKYQGFGRAVNITLGLPFIRTSVDHGTALELAGSGNASVGSFITALNLAISMVTNSKNQ, from the coding sequence ATGGTAAAAACGCCACGAGTGGTCATTACCCCCGGCGAGCCCGCCGGGATTGGCCCCGATCTGGTTGTTGCGCTTGCCCAGCACGCCTGGCCTGCGCAACTGGTGGTTTGCGCCGACCCGACGCTGCTCACAGCCCGGGCGGCGCAGCTCCAGTTACCGCTCACGCTATTGCCCTTCTCTTCCGACGCCCCCGCCTGCCCACAACCGGCGGGCACGCTCACTCTCCTGCCCGTCACCTTACAGGCGCCTGTCGTTCCCGGCACGCTGGAGGCGGCTAACGGCATTTATGTCGTCGAAACGCTGGCGCGCGCCTGCGATGGCTGCCTTAGCGGCGAATTCGACGCGCTGGTGACCGGGCCGGTACACAAAGGCATTATCAACGACGCGGGCATCCCGTTTACCGGGCATACCGAGTTTTTTGAAGCGCGCTCGGGTAGCGAGAAAGTGGTCATGATGCTCGCCACCGAAGCGCTACGCGTGGCGCTGGTGACTACGCATCTGCCGCTGAAAGCGGTGGCGGAGGCCATCACGCCGGATCTGCTGCGCCATATCCTCACCACGTTGCACCACGACCTGCAAAGCAAGTTCGGCATCGCGCAGCCGCATGTGCTGGTCTGCGGCCTGAACCCGCACGCGGGCGAAGGCGGTCATATGGGCACCGAGGAGATCGACACGATAATCCCGGTGCTGGAAGAGATGCGCGCGCGCGGGATGCATCTGACCGGCCCGCTACCGGCCGACACGCTTTTCCAGCCCAAATACCTCGAAAACGCCGATGCTGTGCTGGCGATGTACCACGATCAGGGTCTGCCCGTGCTAAAATACCAGGGATTTGGCCGCGCGGTGAACATTACGCTCGGCCTGCCTTTTATCCGCACGTCGGTCGATCACGGCACCGCGCTGGAGCTGGCAGGATCAGGAAATGCCAGCGTCGGCAGTTTTATTACGGCGCTTAATCTCGCCATCAGCATGGTTACGAACAGTAAGAATCAATGA
- the surA gene encoding peptidylprolyl isomerase SurA yields the protein MKNWKTLLLGITLVVNTSFAAPQVVDKVAAVVNNGVVLESDVDGLMQSVKLNANQAGQQLPDDSTLRHQILERLIMDQIMLQMGQKMGVKVSDEQLDQAIANIAKQNNMSLDQMRSRLAYDGLNYNTYRAQIRKEMIISEVRNNEVRRRVTILPQEVETLAEQVGNQNDASTELNLSHILIPLPENPTADQVSEAEAQARSIIDQARNGGDFGKLAITYSADQQALKGGQMGWGRIQELPSVFAQALSTAKKGDVIGPIRSGVGFHIIKVNDLRGQSQTVSVTEVHARHILLKPSPIMTDQQARLKLEEIAADIKSGKTTFAQAAREFSQDPGSANQGGDLGWAAADVYDPAFRDALMNLSKGQMSTPVHSSFGWHLIELMDTRKSDRTDAAQKDRAYRMLFNRKFSEEVATWMQEQRASAYVKILSN from the coding sequence ATGAAGAACTGGAAAACGCTGCTTCTCGGTATCACCCTGGTGGTGAATACCAGCTTCGCTGCTCCGCAGGTTGTCGATAAAGTTGCAGCCGTCGTGAACAACGGCGTGGTACTGGAAAGTGACGTTGATGGCCTTATGCAGTCGGTAAAGCTTAATGCAAACCAGGCGGGCCAGCAGCTCCCGGACGACAGCACGCTGCGTCATCAGATCCTCGAACGTCTGATCATGGATCAGATTATGTTGCAGATGGGTCAGAAAATGGGCGTGAAAGTCAGCGATGAGCAGCTCGATCAGGCCATCGCCAATATCGCCAAACAAAACAATATGTCGCTCGATCAGATGCGTAGCCGTCTGGCCTACGATGGCCTGAACTACAACACCTATCGCGCGCAGATCCGCAAAGAGATGATCATCTCTGAAGTGCGTAATAACGAAGTGCGTCGTCGCGTCACTATCCTGCCCCAGGAAGTGGAAACGCTGGCCGAACAGGTTGGCAACCAGAACGACGCCAGCACCGAGCTGAACCTGAGCCACATTCTGATCCCGCTGCCGGAAAACCCGACCGCCGATCAGGTGAGCGAAGCGGAAGCCCAGGCGCGTTCAATTATCGATCAGGCGCGTAACGGCGGCGATTTCGGCAAACTGGCGATTACTTATTCCGCTGACCAGCAGGCGCTGAAAGGCGGCCAGATGGGCTGGGGACGTATTCAGGAGCTGCCTTCCGTCTTCGCTCAGGCGCTGAGCACCGCGAAGAAAGGCGACGTAATTGGCCCGATCCGCTCCGGCGTCGGCTTCCATATCATTAAAGTTAACGATCTGCGCGGCCAGTCTCAGACCGTGTCAGTGACAGAAGTTCACGCGCGCCACATTCTGCTGAAGCCGTCGCCGATCATGACCGATCAGCAGGCGCGTCTGAAGCTTGAAGAGATCGCCGCAGACATTAAGAGCGGGAAAACCACCTTTGCTCAGGCCGCGCGCGAGTTCTCGCAGGATCCGGGCTCCGCTAACCAGGGCGGCGATCTGGGCTGGGCAGCAGCGGACGTTTACGATCCGGCCTTCCGCGATGCGCTGATGAACCTCAGCAAAGGCCAGATGAGCACGCCGGTGCACTCCTCCTTCGGCTGGCACCTGATTGAGCTGATGGATACCCGTAAATCTGACCGCACCGATGCCGCGCAGAAAGATCGCGCCTACCGGATGCTGTTTAACCGCAAATTCTCCGAAGAAGTTGCCACCTGGATGCAGGAACAACGCGCCAGCGCTTACGTGAAAATTCTGAGCAACTAA
- the lptD gene encoding LPS assembly protein LptD, producing the protein MKKRIPTLLATMIGTALYSQQGMAADLASQCKLGIPTYNRPLVQGEPNQLPVTINADHAKGNYPDDAVFTGNVDIQQGNGRLQADEVQLHQKQAEGQPEPVRTVDALGNVHYDDNQVILKGPKAWANLNTKDTNVWQGDYQMVGRQGRGTADVMKQRGQNRYTILENGSFTSCLPGSDTWSVVGSEVIHDREEQVAEIWNARFKLGPVPVFYSPYLQLPVGDKRRSGFLIPNAQYSKSNYFEFSLPYYWNIAPNFDATITPHYMHKRGNVQWQNEFRYLTRAGAGLMEFDYLPSDNVYQDEHPEMGDKHRWLFYWQHGGVMDQVWRFNVNYTKVSDTSYFNDFNSKYGSSTDGYATQFFSVGYAVQDFDATLSARQFQVFDANRGSAYRAEPQLDVNFYQNDVGPFDARLYAQAVHFTNVNENLPEATRLHLEPTINLPMSNDWGSLNAEAKLLATHYQQDNLERYRAYRGGSNEAANNLEDSVNRVLPQFKLDGKMVFERDASLIGDGFTQTLEPRAQYLYVPYRDQSTINNYDSSLLQSDYSGLFRDRTYGGLDRIASANQVTTGVTSRVYDDASVERFNVSVGQIYYFTQSRTGDDDINWEKNKDTGSMVWAGDTYWRISDRWGLRGGVQYDARLANVATGNGVLEYHRDEDRVVQLNYRYASPEYIQATLPSYSTAEQYKDGINQVGMTASWPIVDRWSVVGAYYYDTNANEAADQMLGVQYNSCCYAIRVGYERKLNGWESDKSKYDEVIGFNIELRGLSSNYGLGTQQMLRSNILPYQRSM; encoded by the coding sequence ATGAAAAAACGTATTCCCACCTTGCTGGCCACCATGATTGGCACAGCCCTTTACAGCCAACAAGGCATGGCTGCCGATCTTGCTTCTCAGTGTAAGCTTGGCATTCCCACCTACAACCGTCCTCTGGTGCAGGGCGAGCCTAACCAGCTGCCGGTGACGATTAACGCCGATCACGCTAAAGGTAACTACCCGGACGACGCGGTGTTTACCGGTAATGTGGATATTCAGCAAGGTAATGGTCGCCTGCAGGCGGATGAAGTGCAGCTTCATCAGAAACAAGCGGAAGGCCAGCCAGAGCCCGTGCGCACGGTCGATGCCCTGGGTAATGTGCACTATGATGACAATCAGGTCATCCTGAAAGGTCCTAAAGCGTGGGCAAATTTAAATACTAAAGATACGAACGTCTGGCAGGGCGACTACCAGATGGTTGGCCGTCAGGGACGCGGTACTGCGGATGTCATGAAGCAGCGCGGTCAAAACCGCTACACCATCCTGGAAAACGGCTCCTTTACGTCGTGTCTGCCGGGCTCTGACACCTGGAGCGTAGTCGGCAGCGAAGTGATCCACGACCGTGAAGAGCAGGTCGCGGAAATCTGGAACGCGCGCTTTAAGCTTGGCCCGGTGCCGGTGTTCTACAGCCCTTATTTACAGCTGCCGGTCGGCGACAAACGCCGCTCAGGCTTCCTGATCCCGAACGCGCAGTACAGTAAAAGCAACTATTTCGAGTTTTCCTTACCGTACTACTGGAATATCGCGCCGAACTTCGACGCCACCATTACGCCGCACTATATGCATAAGCGCGGCAATGTGCAGTGGCAGAATGAATTCCGCTACCTGACCCGTGCGGGCGCGGGCCTGATGGAGTTCGATTATCTGCCTTCCGATAACGTCTATCAGGACGAGCATCCGGAAATGGGTGATAAACACCGCTGGCTGTTCTACTGGCAGCATGGCGGCGTGATGGATCAGGTGTGGCGCTTTAACGTTAACTACACCAAAGTCAGCGACACCAGCTACTTCAACGATTTTAATTCTAAATACGGCTCAAGTACCGACGGCTACGCGACGCAGTTCTTCAGCGTTGGCTATGCGGTGCAGGACTTCGACGCAACGCTTTCCGCGCGCCAGTTCCAGGTCTTCGATGCTAACCGGGGCAGCGCCTACCGCGCCGAGCCGCAACTGGATGTCAACTTCTACCAGAACGACGTCGGCCCGTTTGATGCTCGCCTCTACGCGCAGGCGGTCCACTTCACTAACGTGAACGAAAACCTGCCGGAAGCGACGCGTCTGCATCTTGAGCCGACCATCAACCTGCCGATGTCTAACGACTGGGGCAGCCTGAATGCCGAAGCGAAGCTGCTGGCGACCCACTATCAGCAGGATAATCTGGAACGCTACCGGGCGTATCGCGGCGGCAGCAACGAGGCGGCGAACAACCTGGAAGACTCCGTTAACCGCGTCCTTCCGCAGTTTAAGCTCGACGGCAAAATGGTATTTGAGCGCGACGCCAGCCTTATCGGCGACGGCTTTACCCAGACGCTGGAGCCGCGTGCCCAGTATCTCTACGTGCCGTACCGCGATCAGAGCACTATTAACAACTACGACTCTTCGCTGCTGCAGTCCGATTACTCCGGCCTGTTCCGCGACCGTACCTATGGCGGCCTCGACCGTATCGCCTCCGCGAACCAGGTCACGACCGGCGTCACGTCGCGCGTTTATGACGACGCCTCCGTTGAACGTTTTAACGTTTCTGTGGGTCAAATCTACTACTTCACCCAGTCCCGTACCGGCGATGACGATATCAACTGGGAGAAGAATAAAGATACCGGCTCGATGGTCTGGGCGGGCGACACCTACTGGCGCATCAGCGATCGCTGGGGTCTGCGCGGCGGCGTGCAGTATGACGCGCGTCTTGCGAACGTCGCCACCGGCAACGGCGTGCTTGAATATCATCGCGATGAAGATCGTGTGGTACAGCTGAACTACCGTTACGCCAGCCCTGAGTACATTCAGGCGACGCTGCCTTCCTATTCGACGGCAGAACAGTATAAAGACGGTATCAATCAGGTGGGCATGACGGCGAGCTGGCCGATTGTGGATCGCTGGTCGGTGGTGGGCGCGTACTACTACGACACGAATGCCAACGAAGCGGCCGATCAAATGCTCGGCGTGCAGTATAACTCCTGCTGTTATGCCATTCGCGTCGGTTATGAGCGGAAACTCAACGGTTGGGAATCCGACAAGAGCAAATACGACGAAGTCATCGGCTTCAACATTGAGCTGCGTGGCCTGAGTTCCAACTACGGTCTCGGCACCCAGCAGATGCTGCGCTCGAATATTCTGCCGTATCAGCGCTCGATGTAA
- the djlA gene encoding co-chaperone DjlA: MQYWGKLVGGLTGLLVGGGVWGVILGLVIGHMIDKARSRRTVWFTSQQERQSLFFATTFEVMGHLTKSKGRVTEADIQVATQFMDRMNLHGTSRDAARNAFRVGKENDYPLRDKMRQLRSVCFGRFDLIRMFLEIQIQTAFADGSLHPKERDVLYVIGEELGISRMQFDQFLRMMQGGAQFGGGQQSWGSGSGEPQQASRAPTLEDACNVLGVKTTDDATTIKRAYRKQMSEHHPDKLVAKGLPPQMMQMAQEKAQEIQKAYDLIKTAKGFR; encoded by the coding sequence ATGCAGTATTGGGGAAAACTGGTTGGAGGGCTCACCGGGCTGCTGGTCGGCGGTGGAGTCTGGGGCGTCATCCTCGGCCTGGTGATAGGCCATATGATAGACAAAGCGCGCAGCCGCCGTACCGTCTGGTTCACCAGCCAGCAGGAACGTCAGTCGCTCTTCTTCGCCACCACGTTTGAGGTGATGGGACACCTGACCAAATCGAAAGGTCGTGTCACCGAAGCCGATATTCAGGTGGCGACGCAGTTTATGGATCGCATGAACCTGCACGGGACGTCGCGAGACGCAGCCCGCAACGCGTTTCGCGTCGGCAAGGAGAATGACTATCCGCTGCGCGATAAAATGCGTCAGCTGCGCAGCGTCTGTTTTGGCCGCTTCGATCTGATTCGGATGTTTCTGGAAATTCAGATCCAGACCGCCTTCGCGGACGGCTCGCTGCACCCGAAAGAGCGCGACGTGCTGTATGTGATTGGCGAGGAGCTGGGCATTTCCCGCATGCAGTTCGATCAGTTCCTGCGCATGATGCAGGGCGGCGCGCAGTTTGGCGGCGGTCAGCAATCCTGGGGCAGCGGCAGCGGCGAGCCGCAACAGGCTTCGCGCGCGCCGACGCTGGAAGACGCCTGCAACGTGCTGGGCGTTAAAACCACCGACGACGCGACGACCATCAAGCGCGCTTACCGCAAGCAGATGAGCGAGCATCACCCTGACAAGCTGGTCGCTAAAGGCCTGCCGCCGCAGATGATGCAAATGGCGCAGGAAAAAGCGCAGGAAATCCAGAAAGCCTACGATCTCATCAAAACGGCGAAAGGGTTTCGTTAA
- the rluA gene encoding bifunctional tRNA pseudouridine(32) synthase/23S rRNA pseudouridine(746) synthase RluA — translation MLDVYNPPQDPWLLILYQDEHIMVVNKPSGLLSVPGRLDEHKDSVMTRIQRDFPTAESVHRLDMATSGVIAVALTKAAERELKRQFREREPKKQYVARVWGHPEKAEGVVDLPLICDWPNRPKQKVCFETGKAAQTEYEVLEYADDHTARVLLKPITGRSHQLRVHMMALGHPILGDKFYATPQALALAPRLLLHAEQLTITHPAYGTPMTFRAPADF, via the coding sequence ATGCTGGACGTCTACAACCCGCCGCAGGATCCCTGGCTGCTCATCCTTTATCAGGATGAACACATCATGGTGGTGAATAAACCGAGCGGTTTACTCTCCGTGCCGGGGCGACTCGACGAGCATAAAGACAGCGTGATGACCCGTATTCAGCGCGATTTCCCGACGGCGGAGTCGGTGCATCGCCTGGATATGGCCACCAGCGGGGTGATTGCCGTCGCGCTGACTAAAGCCGCGGAGCGCGAGCTCAAGCGGCAGTTTCGCGAACGCGAGCCGAAAAAGCAGTACGTGGCGCGCGTCTGGGGACACCCGGAGAAGGCGGAAGGCGTGGTGGATTTGCCGCTGATTTGCGACTGGCCGAACCGGCCAAAGCAGAAGGTCTGCTTCGAAACCGGCAAGGCGGCGCAAACCGAGTACGAGGTGCTGGAGTACGCGGATGACCACACCGCCCGCGTGCTGCTTAAGCCCATTACCGGGCGTTCGCATCAGTTGCGCGTACATATGATGGCGCTTGGGCATCCGATCCTCGGGGATAAGTTTTACGCTACCCCGCAGGCGCTCGCACTGGCGCCGCGCCTGTTGCTGCACGCCGAACAGCTCACCATTACCCACCCGGCCTACGGCACGCCGATGACGTTCCGGGCGCCCGCGGATTTTTAA